The genomic interval GACATTAGTCAATACATTTGAAAATCATACCGCGCCAGTGATTAGTGTTAGCTTCAGTCCAGATGGTCAAATGATTGCTTCTGCCAGTGATGATAAAACCGTCAAAATTTCCCGACTTAATGGAGAAGAAATCATGACATTAGAAGGCCATACGGATTGGCTCAATGAAGTTAGCTTTAGCCCTGATGGTCAATGGATTGCCTCTGCAAGTCATGATGGTACAGTTAGACTTTGGCGGTTTAATTATGATTTAGACTATTGGTTCGATCGCGGCTGTGCCTGGCTAAAAGATTATTTGCACCATCAGCCTTCCCGTTCTGCTGCTTTGTGTGCAAATCCCTGAGCCATGTAGTGAATAGGCGATCGCGATATTGTCCCCCATAAATTCTGATAGCCCGAACTGTCCTAGAATTACCTCATTCTCCGCGTTCCTGCGTCTCCCTATTCCCCATCTCAACCTGATAAAATAATCAACATTGACCCTTCCCAGTACCTGAAACCATGTTAGCCACTTCCTCAGCCTACAAAATTACTTGGGAAAAACTACCGGACGACTTCCAACTCCCTGACGATCCTGTGGATAATATTCATCAACCCGCCCTAGCTGCTGCACTAACTGAGAGTTTAGACCAAGCTGGGAAATTACCCGAAAGTGCCCTAACGCCAACCAACTATGGCATCTGTGCCACTGTCAATGGCAAAATGGTGGTTAAAGCTCCTGATTGGGCTTATATTCCCCAAATCCGAGTGGAGCGTCCAGAGGTAATCCGCAGTTATACCCCAAACTTACAAGGCGATCGACCGGTCATTGTCCTAGAATTTTTATCGGATACGGATGGAGGGGAATATTCGATAAAAGCGACCTATCCTCCAGGCAAATATTTCTATTATGAGCAAATCCTACAAGTGCCCAATTACGGGATTTTTGACCCAAAAACGGGAGAATTAGAACTCTATCGTTTAGGTAACCACCAACGCTACAATCTGAAGTCTCCGAATCCAGAAGGGCGATTTTGGATACCCGAAATGGGTTTATATTTAGGAGTGTGGCAAGGTTGTCGAGAAAACCTAGAGAGCTATTGGCTACGCTGGTGGGATGAACAGGACAATCTATTGCTGTGGGGGACAGAAAAAGTGGAGCAAGAACGGCAACGGGCTGATGCTGAACGACAACGAGCCGAATCAGAGCGTCAACGGGCTGATGCTGAACGATCGCGAGCCGATCGCCTAGCCGCCCAATTACGAGCTGCTGGTATTGAAATTAACGAATAATTAATCGTATTAATAATCCCGTGAAATTTGCTTTATCTTCTATCCTCGTTCTGAGTACCATAACGATCGCCGCTCCTCCGGTCGCTGATGCAGGTATCTTTATTGCCTATCCTCGCGATCGCCACGAGACCACGGCCGATCGCATCTTCCTCATTGGTACAGCTCCCGTTGGAGGAGAGGTTAAGGTGAATGGTCAAGTCATTTCTCGTTCTCCTCAAGGGCATTTTGCCCCTAGTTTTTCCTTGGAAATGGGAGAGAATACCTTTACCCTGCGCCATGGGAATCAGGAAAAGCAGATCTCTGTGTTCCGCAAATCTGCCCTTCCTCCTGCTCCCGTGGGTTTGAATTTTGCCCAGGGATCGCTAACACCGGGAGTCAATATCGCTAAACCTCCTGGAGAACAAGTTTGTTTTTCCGCTGTTGCTCCCACCCCAGCTACCGTTACGGTTACCCTCGGCCAACAAACCCGACCCTTAACCCCCCTCTCTACCCTGCCCCAACTGCCGCCGAATTCAGCAGTTCTCACTGGAGAAAACCAACCGACAACCGTTGCAAGTACCACCTATAAAGGCTGTGCGACGCTTCCCCTCACCTCAGAAGCGCAAATTTTAGGTCAACCCCAATTTACCCTCACGCTCAACGGCCAAACCTTAACCCAAGCAGCTCCGGGAACCGTATCTATTCTTTCTCCTAAGCAATTTGAAATTGCCGAAGTGACTGCTGAAAATGGAGTCGCTCGTACGGGTCCAAGTACCAACTATTCCCGGTTAACGCCCCTTCCGCAAGGAACCCGCGCCAAAATTACCGCCCAAGAAGGGGAATGGCTCAGATTAGACTACGGTGCATGGATCAAACGAGAAGAAACACGAGTCTTTTCTAGTGCAGCTCCTCCTGTTTCCCTCATTCGCAGTATTCAGGGTCGTCAAACCTCTGGATGGACGGAAATTGTATTTCCCCTGCAAGTCCCAGTTCCCGTTAGTATTCAGCAGCGCCAAAATAGTTTAACCCTGAGTTTGCACAATACTACCGCTCAAACCGATACTATTTATCTCAATGATGGCCCTTTAATTGAGCGCCTCGATTGGGAGCAGGTTTCACCGACACGCATTGACTATACATTTGCCCTCAAAACCGAGCAACAATGGGGCTACAAGCTGCGCTATGAAGGTACGACCCTAATTTTATCCTTGCGTCATCCTCCCCAGCCTTCTCGCTCATCCTCTCAACCCTTAAAGGGCATGAGGATTTTACTCGATCCCGGCCATGGGAGCGAGAATGACTTGGGTGCAAGGGGGCCAAACGGGTATCCAGAAAAAGATGTGAATTTGGTGGTCTCTAAGCTACTGCGGGACGCTCTGCAAAAACGAGGGGCAACGGTGTTGATGACCCGCGAAGGGGATGATGACCTCTGGCCCCACGACCGGGTGGAGATCATTGAAGCGCAGGAGCCAGATCTGGCCTTGAGCATCCATTACAATGCCCTTCCCGATGCCGGAGATGCAGAGAATACGGCTGGAATCGGCACATTTTGGTATCATCCCCAGAGCCATGGTTTAGCGGTGTTTTTACATCAATATTTGGTGGATGAACTCCAGCGGCCGTCCTATGGGGTGTTTTGGAACAATTTGGCTCTGACTCGTCCGGCGATCGCCCCTTCCGTTCTGTTAGAGTTGGGCTTTATGATTAACCCCCGAGAATTTGAGTGGATCGTCGATCCTCAGTCCCAACAAGAATTAGCAGACACTCTCGCTGATGGTATTGCACTTTGGGTTACTCAAACCGACAAGCCCTAGGGAGATCGGCAGACAGAGGGAAAATTCCGATAGCAATATTTCTTTAAGAAATGTGTCACAGGGGACACAAACCTGATACATTGACCGAGTATCGGTAAATGATTTTGAATTGAGTGACGTTATGAAAGTCCTGGTTATTGGTGGTGACGGCTATTGTGGGTGGGCTACCGCACTTTATCTGTCTGACCATGGTTATGAAGTAGGGATTCTGGATAATCTCGTGCGTCGTCATTGGGATCAACAGCTTTGTGTTGAGACCCTGACACCGATCGCACCGATTCAGCAACGGTTACGCAAATGGCATGAATTAACCGGCAAAACCATCGATCTGTTTATTGGCGATATCAACAATTATGATTTCCTGATTCGCTCTTTGCGTCAATTTCAACCCGAGGCGATTGTCCATTTTGGGGAACAGCGGTCGGCTCCATTTTCGATGATTGACCGCGAACATGCGGTCATGACTCAGACGAATAATGTAGTTGGAAACTTGAATCTTTTATTTGCAATGAAAGAGGAGTTTCCTGACACCCACTTGGTGAAATTGGGAACGATGGGTGAATATGGAACGCCCAATATCGATATTGAAGAAGGTTATATCGAGATTAACCATAATGGACGAAAAGATACTCTTCCCTATCCGAAGCAACCGGGAAGTTTCTATCATCTCTCGAAAGTTCATGATAGCCACAATATCCATTTTGCCTGCAAGATTTGGGGTTTGCGAGCCACAGACTTGAACCAAGGGGTGGTTTATGGGGTGCATACGGAGCAAACCAAACGGGACGAGTTGCTGATCAACCGTCTCGATTATGATGGTGTATTCGGAACCGCGCTCAACCGCTTCTGTATTCAAGCGGCGATCGGTCATCCCCTTACGGTTTATGGTAAAGGTGGACAAACGAGAGGCTTTTTAGATATCCGCGATACGGTTCGCTGTATTGAAATTGCGATAAATAATCCTGCCAATGCTGGTGAATTTAGAGTCTTTAACCAGTTCACTGAAATGTTTAGCATTAGTGATTTAGCAGTCATGGTTGCTAAAGCAGGTAAACACCTCGGATTATCGGTGGAAATTAACCACCTGGATAATCCCCGTGTAGAATTGGAAGAGCATTATTTTAATGCGAAAAACACCAAGCTTAAAGATCTAGGTTTAGAACCGCATAACTTAGAAGAGTCCCTGCTTGATTCTTTGATTAATGTGGCTCAAACATACAAAGGTCGAGTGGATGAGAGTCAAATTCTTCCTAAAGTCTCTTGGCGGCGGAATTAATTTGTTCAGCCCCCCGTTATTAGTCATATCATATCCGTCTAGTCAGTTAGGATAAGTCATTGCGAAGGTCGCGAAGAGGAATGAAGCAATCTTCCCAATTTTGGTAATCTTGGCGATTGCTTCCCTCCGATCGCAATGGCAATGGTTTAAGAGGGCATGATATCACCCATTACCCGATTGATGGTTTTTCGATATTGTTCTAGAACTGTGCTTTTTTATGAGAATTGCTCTATTTACAGAAACGTTTTTACCCAAAATTGATGGTATTGTTACTCGTCTAACCCAAACGGTCGATCATCTGCAACGGTTGGGCGATCGCGTATTGATCGTTTGTCCGGAGGGAGGACTGACGGAATATAAGGGTGCTAAAATCTATGGGGTATCAGGGATGCCGTTGCCTTGGTATCCAGAGTTGAAGATGGCATTTCCACGACCGGCAATTGGGGAGGCGATCGCCGATTTCGATCCCGACTTAATTCATGTGGCTAATCCTGCGATCCTGGGTTTAGCAGGACTCTATTATGGCAAGAAGTTTGATATTCCCCTGGTGGCTTCTTACCATACCCATCTGCCCCAATACTTGCAACACTATGGGTTAGGCATGTTAGAACCTCTGTTATGGGAGTTGCTTAAAGGGGCCCATAATCAAGCCGATCTCAACCTCTGTACTTCTAGTGTGATGGTACAGGAACTGATTAACCATGAGATTGAACGGGTGGATTTATGGCAGCGAGGTGTCGATACGGAACTGTTCCATCCCAGTTTAGCTTCTAGAGAAATGCGCGATCGCCTTTCCCAAGGGCATCCGGATAGTCCCCTCCTCCTCTACGTCGGACGATTAGGTGCAGAAAAAGAAATCGATCGCATTAAACCGGTCCTTGAAAGCATCCCTGGTGCAAGGTTAGCACTCGTTGGTGATGGCCCCAACCGAGCTATTTTAGAAGAACATTTTGCCGGTACGCCCACCCATTTTGTCGGTTATCTGCGCGGCCAAACTCTTGCTTCTGCCTTCGCTTCGGCTGATGCCTTTATCTTTCCCTCCAGCACCGAAACCCTCGGCTTGGTTCTCCTCGAAGCCATGGCTGCGGGTTGTCCCGTTGTCGCTGCCGGAACTGGCGGCATCACGGATATTGTGACC from Roseofilum reptotaenium CS-1145 carries:
- a CDS encoding Uma2 family endonuclease, whose protein sequence is MLATSSAYKITWEKLPDDFQLPDDPVDNIHQPALAAALTESLDQAGKLPESALTPTNYGICATVNGKMVVKAPDWAYIPQIRVERPEVIRSYTPNLQGDRPVIVLEFLSDTDGGEYSIKATYPPGKYFYYEQILQVPNYGIFDPKTGELELYRLGNHQRYNLKSPNPEGRFWIPEMGLYLGVWQGCRENLESYWLRWWDEQDNLLLWGTEKVEQERQRADAERQRAESERQRADAERSRADRLAAQLRAAGIEINE
- a CDS encoding N-acetylmuramoyl-L-alanine amidase; translated protein: MKFALSSILVLSTITIAAPPVADAGIFIAYPRDRHETTADRIFLIGTAPVGGEVKVNGQVISRSPQGHFAPSFSLEMGENTFTLRHGNQEKQISVFRKSALPPAPVGLNFAQGSLTPGVNIAKPPGEQVCFSAVAPTPATVTVTLGQQTRPLTPLSTLPQLPPNSAVLTGENQPTTVASTTYKGCATLPLTSEAQILGQPQFTLTLNGQTLTQAAPGTVSILSPKQFEIAEVTAENGVARTGPSTNYSRLTPLPQGTRAKITAQEGEWLRLDYGAWIKREETRVFSSAAPPVSLIRSIQGRQTSGWTEIVFPLQVPVPVSIQQRQNSLTLSLHNTTAQTDTIYLNDGPLIERLDWEQVSPTRIDYTFALKTEQQWGYKLRYEGTTLILSLRHPPQPSRSSSQPLKGMRILLDPGHGSENDLGARGPNGYPEKDVNLVVSKLLRDALQKRGATVLMTREGDDDLWPHDRVEIIEAQEPDLALSIHYNALPDAGDAENTAGIGTFWYHPQSHGLAVFLHQYLVDELQRPSYGVFWNNLALTRPAIAPSVLLELGFMINPREFEWIVDPQSQQELADTLADGIALWVTQTDKP
- a CDS encoding UDP-sulfoquinovose synthase; protein product: MKVLVIGGDGYCGWATALYLSDHGYEVGILDNLVRRHWDQQLCVETLTPIAPIQQRLRKWHELTGKTIDLFIGDINNYDFLIRSLRQFQPEAIVHFGEQRSAPFSMIDREHAVMTQTNNVVGNLNLLFAMKEEFPDTHLVKLGTMGEYGTPNIDIEEGYIEINHNGRKDTLPYPKQPGSFYHLSKVHDSHNIHFACKIWGLRATDLNQGVVYGVHTEQTKRDELLINRLDYDGVFGTALNRFCIQAAIGHPLTVYGKGGQTRGFLDIRDTVRCIEIAINNPANAGEFRVFNQFTEMFSISDLAVMVAKAGKHLGLSVEINHLDNPRVELEEHYFNAKNTKLKDLGLEPHNLEESLLDSLINVAQTYKGRVDESQILPKVSWRRN
- a CDS encoding glycosyltransferase, with translation MRIALFTETFLPKIDGIVTRLTQTVDHLQRLGDRVLIVCPEGGLTEYKGAKIYGVSGMPLPWYPELKMAFPRPAIGEAIADFDPDLIHVANPAILGLAGLYYGKKFDIPLVASYHTHLPQYLQHYGLGMLEPLLWELLKGAHNQADLNLCTSSVMVQELINHEIERVDLWQRGVDTELFHPSLASREMRDRLSQGHPDSPLLLYVGRLGAEKEIDRIKPVLESIPGARLALVGDGPNRAILEEHFAGTPTHFVGYLRGQTLASAFASADAFIFPSSTETLGLVLLEAMAAGCPVVAAGTGGITDIVTDGVNGYLFDPTDPQGAISATQKLLDNQAERDTLRQNARQEAERWGWSSATRQLHRYYQAVVNSRQPLAA